The following proteins come from a genomic window of Amphiura filiformis chromosome 16, Afil_fr2py, whole genome shotgun sequence:
- the LOC140136285 gene encoding ganglioside-induced differentiation-associated protein 1-like gives MCYRQHTHDCKMPNGFDVKYAKQTWDVPGDNMRKLAERHPDLREHYLAKIKVQEARDLTSEEKLLAALKECDSIMGEIEEELAKKWNGKFDNFTDSDPWLCCNHFTVADIYLATILHRLVLAGQVKRMWGDGKRPYLAAYYARLQQRKSFQRACGSANNLFLAVALPKLKHQMRKAFPRLLGFSVVAAVLGFAVYVQYNGFPSWWPNDLKL, from the exons ATGTGCTATCGACAACATACTCATGACTGTAAGATGCCCAATGGGTTCGACGTGAAGTATGCCAAAC AGACGTGGGATGTACCGGGTGACAACATGCGCAAATTGGCTGAAAGGCATCCCGACTTACGAGAGCATTACCTGGCCAAAATCAAAGTGCAGGAAGCCAGAGATTTGACTAGTGAAGAGAAATTGCTTGCTGCATTGAAGGAATGTGATTCAATTATGGGAGAGATTGAAGAAGAACTTGCCAAAAAATGGAATGGAAAATTTG ATAACTTCACCGATTCTGATCCTTGGCTTTGTTGCAATCATTTCACCGTGGCTGACATCTACCTGGCTACGATCTTACACCGTCTTGTTCTAGCAGGACAAGTGAAACGAATGTGGGGTGATGGCAAACGGCCATATCTTGCGGCTTACTATGCTCGTTTGCAACAACGGAAAAGTTTCCAAAGAGCATGTGGAAGCGCTAATAACTTATTTCTAGCGGTTGCGTTACCTAAATTGAAACATCAGATGAGGAAGGCGTTCCCGCGTTTGCTGGGATTTTCTGTGGTTGCTGCTGTATTGGGATTTGCTGTATATGTGCAGTATAATGGGTTTCCTTCTTGGTGGCCAAATGATTTGAAACTTTAG